In one window of Bemisia tabaci chromosome 4, PGI_BMITA_v3 DNA:
- the mRpS21 gene encoding small ribosomal subunit protein bS21m: MRHVKFIARTVLVQNNDPEAAFRMVNRILGAEGLLDQYRRTRYFEQPTYMRRRINYERCKGVYNEDMDRKIKFVMRTNREDPYPGCH; this comes from the coding sequence ATGAGGCACGTCAAGTTTATAGCAAGAACTGTCCTGGTACAGAACAATGACCCAGAAGCTGCATTTCGGATGGTCAATCGCATTTTGGGAGCAGAAGGGCTTTTAGATCAATATCGCAGAACTCGATACTTCGAGCAGCCCACGTATATGAGACGTAGAATCAATTACGAAAGATGCAAGGGCGTCTACAATGAAGATATGGATAGGAAAATTAAGTTCGTCATGCGAACAAACAGAGAAGACCCATATCCTGGTTGTCATTGA